The following are encoded in a window of Chitinophagaceae bacterium genomic DNA:
- a CDS encoding branched-chain amino acid aminotransferase yields the protein METTADIMIRKTTNSRLKEVDFDNLEFGKYISDHMLVCDYAHGEWKDPQIVPYANLSMSPSALALHYGQTVFEGMKAFRMHDGSINIFRMDKHYDRFVRSLQRMCMAVVPKDIFVEGLRRLVELDKDWVPSKPGHALYLRPFVFASEARFGVKVSDEYRFVIFTGPVPSLYADPIKVKVETQYIRAAKGGTGFAKCGGNYGAAFLPTQQARLEGYDQVLWTDGIEHKYIEESGMMNVMFVIDGKLVTAPLSDSILDGVTRDSLLTLAQDLGFKTEERPVAVAELEDAFKKGTITEAFGAGTAAVVAPIKTIHINGIDYSLPQYDANKLQFKLKAGLENIRLGVSTDVHGWNYML from the coding sequence ATGGAAACAACAGCAGACATTATGATTCGTAAAACAACCAACTCCCGCCTTAAGGAAGTGGATTTTGACAACCTGGAATTTGGTAAATACATATCCGACCACATGCTGGTTTGTGATTATGCCCACGGCGAATGGAAAGATCCGCAGATCGTTCCCTATGCCAACCTCTCCATGAGCCCTTCGGCATTGGCCCTGCATTATGGGCAAACCGTTTTTGAAGGCATGAAGGCCTTCCGCATGCACGATGGAAGCATCAATATATTCCGGATGGACAAGCATTACGACCGCTTTGTAAGATCGTTGCAACGGATGTGCATGGCAGTGGTACCTAAAGATATTTTTGTGGAAGGGTTGAGACGGCTGGTTGAATTGGACAAGGACTGGGTTCCGTCAAAACCCGGCCATGCCCTTTACCTGCGCCCATTTGTGTTTGCCAGCGAGGCAAGGTTTGGCGTAAAAGTATCTGATGAATACCGCTTCGTGATATTCACCGGCCCGGTACCTTCTTTATATGCCGATCCGATAAAGGTGAAAGTGGAAACACAATACATCCGGGCTGCAAAGGGCGGAACAGGTTTTGCAAAATGCGGTGGTAATTACGGTGCTGCTTTCCTGCCCACCCAACAGGCAAGGCTTGAAGGATATGACCAGGTGTTATGGACGGATGGTATTGAACATAAATACATCGAGGAATCAGGCATGATGAACGTGATGTTTGTCATTGATGGTAAACTGGTAACAGCACCCTTATCCGATTCTATATTGGATGGTGTAACAAGAGATTCTTTGCTTACGCTTGCACAGGATCTGGGCTTTAAAACGGAAGAGCGGCCTGTAGCCGTTGCCGAACTGGAAGATGCGTTTAAAAAAGGAACCATTACCGAGGCTTTTGGTGCAGGTACCGCAGCAGTTGTGGCACCCATCAAAACCATTCACATCAATGGGATCGATTACAGCCTTCCGCAATACGATGCAAACAAACTGCAGTTTAAATTAAAAGCAGGTTTGGAAAATATCCGTCTCGGTGTAAGTACGGATGTGCATGGATGGAATTATATGTTATAA
- a CDS encoding T9SS type A sorting domain-containing protein, whose translation MKKILFTIIFSGIGYASFSQQLTATFGGSPVKHDWQRGGYPGDTVPGFPVVDITTFGGNNTGTVANDLALANAVSSLGGADAVIYFPPGNYLFTGTINLRSGLILRGAGSGNTTLTFNLGAGSGHLISVQGSAGASTPVTAAVQQYSNQVTVTNPGIASIGNFIKVYQDNETGLINDSWANNTVGQISYLKSKSGNTFTFYTRHRRAIPLSGAPTAQLLNMVKRAGIECLKIKRMDPDPTANQTSNIIFNYAAFCWVKGIESDSANFAHISILNSSNIEVTGSYFHGAFSYGGGGEGYGVVCHLSTGDCLIENNIFKRLRHAMLLQAGANGNIYSYNYSLEQLRTELPSDAAADIVLHGNYPYANLFEGNIAQNTGGDASHGINGPANVFFRNRALHYGIAFSSGSGDSSLVIYNEVTGTGNSGIFPFLPLGGLGTNGPNSIASKNYRVLSGGFVGNMESSFAPNQAATYAYFLEPVRPYFFSADLQPMGFPAVYNSPFTSIPARDRFIAAGTFTYCSNVSRKDSMMPVICDPLAIASNGGYDVHDIAETNEYRDNSNCGLIATLLPSGAAPVSGIIKTKTSIDATVQSYNGKAYVQRHYDIEPLVNAPAATAVITLYFTQQEFDNYNAANGAEPDLPTGPGDATGKSNLRVTQYHGTGTAPGNYSGSTELIDPVDASIVWNGTTGLWEISFAVTGFSGFYVSGSYIVLPVRLISFNYSLPGTHIVLLKWKVAGQQGIRSYVMERSTDGIAWSSIGSIAANSETGFTYQYTDYNPVAGLNYYRLRVEEDNGRSYSNVLAADLSEQEEEMVIYPVPAKDELRIRLINSALLNTEIRLLSAEGRLLQKIKLQTIGQNIPVGHLPAGIYYLETGNGKTYKVIKQ comes from the coding sequence ATGAAGAAAATTCTTTTTACCATAATTTTTTCAGGCATTGGGTATGCTTCTTTCTCCCAACAACTGACCGCAACGTTCGGCGGTTCACCGGTCAAACACGATTGGCAACGGGGCGGTTATCCCGGGGATACGGTTCCCGGTTTCCCGGTGGTGGATATAACAACATTCGGAGGGAATAATACAGGCACGGTTGCAAACGACCTGGCGCTGGCCAACGCGGTGAGCAGCCTGGGCGGCGCTGATGCTGTCATTTATTTTCCGCCAGGGAATTACCTGTTCACCGGTACCATAAACCTGCGAAGCGGTCTGATCCTGCGGGGTGCCGGCTCGGGTAACACAACCCTTACCTTTAACCTGGGTGCCGGTTCGGGCCACCTGATCAGCGTACAGGGATCGGCCGGCGCCAGTACGCCGGTCACCGCAGCCGTTCAGCAATACAGCAACCAGGTTACCGTAACCAACCCGGGCATTGCTTCCATAGGTAACTTCATCAAAGTATACCAGGATAATGAAACAGGACTTATCAATGATTCCTGGGCGAATAATACCGTGGGGCAGATATCTTATTTAAAAAGCAAGTCGGGAAATACCTTTACATTCTATACCCGCCACCGCAGGGCAATACCATTAAGCGGCGCTCCCACAGCGCAACTGCTTAACATGGTAAAAAGGGCAGGCATTGAATGCCTCAAAATAAAAAGGATGGACCCTGATCCTACCGCAAACCAGACATCAAACATCATTTTTAATTACGCAGCTTTTTGCTGGGTAAAAGGGATCGAAAGCGACAGCGCCAATTTTGCCCATATCTCCATATTGAACAGCAGCAATATCGAGGTCACCGGTTCTTATTTTCACGGCGCTTTTTCGTATGGCGGCGGCGGCGAAGGCTATGGGGTGGTTTGTCATTTATCAACCGGCGATTGCCTCATCGAGAATAATATCTTCAAACGCTTACGCCATGCCATGTTATTACAGGCAGGCGCCAATGGAAATATCTATTCGTATAATTATTCCCTGGAACAGCTACGGACGGAACTGCCTTCCGATGCAGCAGCAGATATCGTTCTTCACGGCAATTATCCTTACGCCAATTTGTTTGAAGGCAACATTGCACAAAATACAGGAGGTGATGCCAGTCATGGTATCAATGGCCCCGCCAATGTCTTTTTCAGGAACCGGGCCCTGCATTACGGCATTGCATTCAGTTCCGGATCGGGTGATAGTTCGTTGGTCATCTACAATGAAGTAACAGGTACCGGTAATTCCGGCATCTTTCCATTTCTGCCATTGGGCGGTCTTGGCACCAATGGACCCAACAGCATTGCATCTAAAAATTACCGGGTATTGTCCGGCGGTTTTGTCGGCAATATGGAATCATCCTTTGCACCCAACCAGGCGGCTACCTATGCGTATTTCCTGGAACCGGTAAGGCCTTATTTCTTCAGCGCCGACCTGCAGCCCATGGGTTTTCCCGCAGTTTATAACAGTCCGTTTACCAGTATCCCGGCCCGTGACCGGTTCATTGCTGCGGGTACATTCACGTATTGCAGTAATGTTTCCCGGAAAGACAGTATGATGCCGGTGATCTGTGATCCGCTGGCCATTGCATCCAATGGGGGATATGATGTACACGATATTGCAGAAACAAATGAATACCGCGACAACAGCAATTGCGGCCTCATTGCAACGCTGTTGCCATCCGGCGCTGCCCCGGTGAGTGGCATCATTAAAACAAAGACCAGCATCGATGCAACGGTTCAGTCGTATAATGGAAAGGCATATGTTCAACGGCACTACGATATTGAACCATTGGTAAATGCACCCGCAGCCACCGCTGTCATTACATTATATTTTACACAGCAGGAGTTTGACAATTATAATGCGGCCAATGGCGCCGAGCCCGACCTGCCAACAGGCCCCGGGGATGCCACGGGCAAATCAAATTTACGGGTCACCCAATATCATGGGACCGGAACAGCGCCCGGTAACTATTCCGGAAGTACGGAACTGATAGACCCTGTCGATGCCAGTATTGTATGGAACGGAACTACGGGTTTGTGGGAGATCAGTTTTGCCGTGACCGGTTTCAGCGGCTTTTATGTAAGCGGCAGCTATATCGTGTTGCCGGTAAGGCTGATCTCGTTCAATTATTCCTTACCCGGTACTCACATCGTTTTATTGAAATGGAAAGTAGCCGGGCAGCAGGGTATCCGGAGCTATGTCATGGAAAGAAGTACGGACGGCATTGCCTGGTCATCCATTGGCAGCATAGCGGCAAACAGCGAAACCGGTTTTACTTACCAATATACCGACTACAACCCGGTTGCCGGATTGAATTATTACCGCCTGCGGGTGGAAGAAGATAATGGCAGAAGCTACAGCAATGTACTGGCCGCAGATCTTTCTGAACAGGAGGAAGAGATGGTCATTTACCCGGTTCCTGCAAAGGATGAATTAAGGATCCGGTTAATAAACAGCGCCTTGCTCAATACAGAGATCCGGTTATTAAGCGCTGAAGGGCGGCTGCTACAGAAAATTAAACTTCAAACCATTGGACAAAACATACCTGTTGGCCATTTACCAGCAGGAATATATTACCTGGAAACAGGGAACGGTAAGACATACAAGGTCATTAAGCAATAA
- a CDS encoding GNAT family N-acetyltransferase, translating to MNGIKIIDYRPEHQPCFERLNRHWIEKYFVMEPVDAFVLTNPGEALLEPGGAVLMASWDGEIAGTVALRKVDDRTFEFTKMAVDERFRRRGIAEALSLASFRKAKELGAETVILYSNSILTGAIRLYEKIGFRHVPVGDTEYKRSDVKMKIEISGTAGSTLQPINPSTISTISTI from the coding sequence ATGAATGGTATAAAAATAATTGACTACCGGCCGGAGCATCAGCCCTGTTTTGAAAGGTTAAACCGGCACTGGATAGAAAAATACTTTGTGATGGAACCGGTGGATGCGTTTGTGCTGACAAACCCCGGTGAGGCACTGCTTGAACCCGGCGGTGCTGTTTTAATGGCAAGCTGGGATGGCGAGATCGCCGGAACGGTTGCACTACGTAAAGTGGATGACCGTACGTTTGAATTCACCAAGATGGCGGTGGATGAAAGATTCCGGCGCAGGGGAATTGCCGAAGCATTGAGCCTTGCCAGTTTTAGAAAAGCAAAGGAGCTGGGAGCAGAAACGGTGATCCTTTATTCAAACAGCATTCTTACCGGGGCGATCAGGCTATATGAAAAGATCGGGTTCAGGCATGTTCCGGTTGGGGATACTGAATACAAACGATCCGATGTAAAAATGAAGATCGAAATTTCCGGAACAGCAGGATCGACCCTTCAACCCATCAACCCTTCAACCATTTCAACCATTTCAACCATTTAA
- a CDS encoding GNAT family N-acetyltransferase, with product MTELIRTDSDNPDFIELVKQLDTDLAERDGDEHAFYARFNKIAKIKHAVVAYEDGKPAGCGAIKEFGPGTMEVKRMYTLPGSRGKGMAGKVLGELERWAKELGCSKCVLETGLRQPEAIALYNKSGYSVIPNYGQYAGKYNSLCFEKSV from the coding sequence ATGACCGAATTAATAAGAACTGATTCCGATAACCCGGACTTTATTGAACTGGTAAAACAGCTTGATACCGATCTTGCCGAACGGGATGGTGATGAACACGCATTCTATGCCCGGTTTAACAAAATAGCCAAGATAAAGCATGCAGTGGTTGCTTATGAGGATGGTAAGCCTGCCGGCTGCGGCGCCATCAAAGAATTCGGCCCCGGCACCATGGAAGTAAAGCGCATGTACACCCTGCCCGGAAGCCGGGGAAAAGGAATGGCCGGCAAAGTGCTGGGGGAACTGGAAAGATGGGCAAAGGAACTGGGCTGCAGTAAATGTGTGTTGGAAACCGGATTGCGCCAGCCGGAAGCCATTGCATTATACAATAAGAGCGGGTATTCTGTCATACCAAACTACGGGCAATATGCCGGCAAGTACAACAGTTTGTGTTTTGAAAAATCAGTTTAA
- a CDS encoding VIT1/CCC1 transporter family protein: MKNKNIQTEIDACFLYQKLAAHEPDALLANVFRQMSEIEKGHAEAFAKKENIPLENLLQPSWRAKTLNMVGKIFGYDYVLGALMDTEKSISNAVISTKKKNKQEITGAETTHVTILRSILEKEKKVSGAQLSKFESRHRSVGGNAIRAAVLGGNDGLVSNFSLIMGIAGASAGQEGVLLAGLAGLLAGALSMSLGEWISVKSSQELYENQMQLEMEELETNPEGEMKELALIYMAKGIPEEQAHQMAAGIMKDKGLAHEILVKEELGINAEELKGSAVEAALYSFILFAIGAVIPVIPFMFTGGTQAILISVSASAVGLFLIGAAITLFTGRNVWFSGLRQVLFGLAAAAVTFGIGKLIGVSIT; this comes from the coding sequence ATGAAAAATAAAAATATACAGACAGAGATCGATGCCTGTTTCCTGTACCAGAAACTGGCCGCCCATGAACCGGATGCATTACTTGCCAATGTGTTCAGGCAAATGAGTGAGATCGAAAAAGGCCATGCAGAAGCATTTGCCAAAAAAGAGAATATCCCGCTGGAGAACCTGCTGCAGCCTTCCTGGAGGGCAAAGACCCTGAACATGGTTGGTAAAATATTCGGGTACGATTATGTGCTGGGCGCCCTGATGGATACAGAAAAAAGTATTTCCAATGCCGTTATCTCCACCAAAAAAAAGAACAAACAGGAAATAACCGGCGCCGAAACCACCCATGTAACGATACTTCGTTCCATACTTGAAAAAGAAAAAAAAGTAAGCGGCGCACAGCTGTCAAAATTTGAAAGCCGGCACCGTTCGGTGGGTGGCAATGCCATCCGGGCCGCTGTGCTGGGAGGCAATGATGGCCTGGTTTCCAATTTCAGCCTCATCATGGGCATCGCCGGTGCCTCTGCCGGCCAGGAAGGGGTTTTACTGGCCGGGCTTGCAGGCTTACTGGCGGGCGCATTATCCATGTCATTGGGCGAATGGATCTCTGTAAAGAGTTCGCAGGAACTATACGAGAACCAGATGCAGCTGGAAATGGAGGAACTGGAAACAAATCCGGAAGGGGAAATGAAAGAGCTGGCCCTGATTTACATGGCAAAAGGAATTCCCGAAGAACAGGCCCATCAAATGGCTGCCGGCATCATGAAAGATAAAGGCCTGGCGCATGAAATACTGGTTAAAGAGGAATTGGGCATCAATGCAGAAGAACTGAAAGGTTCGGCAGTGGAAGCAGCGCTGTATTCTTTTATCCTGTTTGCCATCGGTGCGGTGATCCCCGTTATACCATTCATGTTCACCGGCGGTACACAAGCCATCCTGATCAGTGTGTCCGCAAGCGCTGTTGGTTTATTCCTGATCGGCGCTGCTATTACTTTGTTTACCGGCAGGAATGTCTGGTTCTCCGGACTCCGGCAGGTACTCTTTGGTTTGGCTGCAGCTGCCGTAACATTCGGCATCGGTAAACTGATCGGGGTTTCAATAACATGA
- a CDS encoding ABC transporter permease, with product MIYIMAWRNIWRNKMRSIVIMLSLALGLFAGIAVLALYKGMMKTRVRTVIDAEVGHLQLHDSSFKKDHEPRFILSNGEGVLSAINSMEEVKQASPRSVTTGMLATTTGSAGVQINGVIPELEYEASQLKKKIIEGKLFDPARKNEIMVGKKLATKMKVRPGSKLVLTFTDTSGNIVSGAFRVAAVYQSDNTPLDERNVYVVMNDMNELLISGDSFQEISILLKKDEDVKAMQKKLQQKFPGLQVESWMEISPETGLMVDTVDIYSYIIMIIIMFALAFGIINTMLMAILERTREIGMMVALGTNKTRIFSLVLLETFFLTLAGTPLGILAGWLACGYFNTHGLDLSGMGREMMSSFGFGTVIYPEFPADKLVGVMLIVAGTALVSCIFPAIKALKLQPVEALKR from the coding sequence ATGATCTATATAATGGCATGGCGGAATATCTGGCGCAATAAAATGCGGAGCATTGTGATCATGCTGTCGCTGGCATTGGGTCTTTTTGCCGGCATTGCCGTGCTGGCCCTGTACAAAGGCATGATGAAAACCCGTGTGCGCACCGTAATTGACGCGGAAGTGGGGCACCTTCAATTGCATGACAGCAGTTTCAAAAAAGATCATGAACCCCGGTTCATCCTGTCAAACGGCGAAGGGGTATTAAGCGCAATCAATTCAATGGAGGAAGTGAAACAGGCTTCTCCCCGGAGTGTGACCACCGGCATGCTGGCTACCACAACCGGCAGTGCCGGCGTACAGATCAACGGGGTGATACCCGAACTGGAATACGAAGCCTCCCAACTGAAAAAAAAGATCATCGAAGGAAAGCTCTTTGATCCAGCCCGGAAAAATGAGATCATGGTAGGTAAAAAACTGGCCACAAAAATGAAAGTAAGACCCGGCTCGAAACTGGTGCTTACATTTACCGATACCTCCGGAAATATCGTATCGGGCGCTTTTCGTGTTGCTGCTGTTTACCAGAGCGACAATACCCCGCTGGACGAAAGGAATGTGTACGTTGTCATGAATGACATGAATGAATTACTCATCTCGGGTGATTCATTCCAGGAGATCAGCATATTGCTCAAAAAAGATGAAGATGTAAAAGCAATGCAGAAAAAGCTGCAGCAGAAATTTCCCGGTTTACAGGTTGAATCCTGGATGGAGATATCCCCCGAGACCGGGCTGATGGTAGATACCGTGGACATATACTCCTACATCATCATGATCATCATCATGTTTGCCCTGGCCTTTGGTATCATCAACACCATGCTGATGGCCATCCTGGAGAGAACAAGAGAGATCGGGATGATGGTGGCACTGGGTACCAATAAAACCAGGATATTCTCCCTGGTGCTGCTGGAAACATTTTTTCTGACGCTGGCAGGAACCCCGCTGGGGATCTTAGCCGGATGGCTGGCATGCGGTTATTTCAATACGCATGGACTCGACCTGTCGGGCATGGGACGTGAAATGATGAGCAGCTTTGGTTTTGGCACCGTGATCTACCCGGAGTTCCCGGCAGATAAACTGGTCGGCGTGATGCTGATCGTAGCAGGCACAGCGCTTGTTTCCTGTATTTTCCCGGCCATAAAAGCACTGAAACTGCAGCCGGTGGAAGCTTTAAAAAGATAA
- a CDS encoding LLM class flavin-dependent oxidoreductase, with amino-acid sequence MELGISMFGDMHINEKGEAQPAQQRLQELIEEIKLMDELGLDFFGIGEHHRPDYAVSTPEIILAAAATVTKNIRLGSAVSVLSSADPVKLYQSFATIDLISNGRAELMAGRGSFTESFPLFGYNLADYDDLFEEKLNLLLKINNEQRITWKGRFRPALANQEILPRAVNDHLNIWIAVGGTPESVQRAGKAGLPVIFAIIGGNPVQFKPLFDYYREVYRSFDHDMNALQVGVHMHAFFGDKSQQTADAYYPLYAAQMNRVGRSRGWPPYQRQQFDLGRTPQGALIIGDANEAIDRILQLQELFGLNRFSAHMDVGGPSHGSLMRSIEIFGTRIAPKVREALKK; translated from the coding sequence ATGGAGTTAGGCATAAGCATGTTTGGCGATATGCACATCAATGAAAAGGGGGAGGCACAACCGGCACAACAAAGGCTGCAGGAACTTATTGAAGAAATAAAACTGATGGATGAACTGGGACTTGATTTTTTCGGCATCGGCGAACATCACCGGCCGGATTATGCCGTATCAACACCCGAGATCATCCTGGCAGCAGCGGCAACCGTTACAAAAAATATCAGGCTTGGCAGCGCCGTCTCAGTATTAAGTTCGGCAGACCCGGTTAAACTGTACCAAAGCTTTGCCACCATTGATTTGATCTCCAATGGCAGGGCAGAGTTAATGGCAGGCCGCGGCAGTTTTACAGAATCGTTTCCTTTGTTTGGTTACAACCTGGCTGATTATGATGACCTGTTTGAAGAGAAATTAAACCTGCTGCTGAAGATCAATAATGAACAAAGGATCACCTGGAAAGGCAGGTTCAGGCCGGCATTGGCCAACCAGGAAATACTGCCCCGTGCAGTAAACGATCATCTCAATATCTGGATCGCTGTAGGCGGCACCCCGGAATCAGTTCAGAGAGCAGGCAAGGCAGGGCTGCCGGTAATATTCGCCATTATCGGCGGTAACCCCGTACAATTCAAACCACTGTTCGATTATTACAGGGAAGTGTACCGGAGCTTTGATCACGATATGAATGCCTTACAGGTAGGCGTGCACATGCATGCTTTTTTTGGGGATAAGAGTCAGCAAACTGCTGATGCATATTACCCGCTGTATGCTGCACAGATGAACCGGGTGGGCCGGTCACGTGGCTGGCCGCCTTACCAGCGTCAGCAATTTGACCTTGGCAGGACTCCACAGGGCGCTTTGATCATTGGAGATGCCAATGAAGCGATCGACCGGATATTACAATTACAGGAACTGTTTGGGCTGAACCGTTTCTCTGCACACATGGATGTAGGCGGGCCTTCGCATGGGTCGCTGATGAGATCAATAGAGATATTCGGAACCCGGATCGCTCCCAAAGTGAGAGAAGCTTTGAAGAAATGA
- a CDS encoding class I SAM-dependent methyltransferase, producing MNPNKALWEKGDFTQLAKTMRESGEALVASLGITKDLKILDLGCGDGTTAIPQARSGATVLGVDIASNLVKAGNKRVEEEGLNNIRFQEGDATDLADLDDDGFDLVVSIFGAMFAPKPYEVAKEMVRVTKPGGRIVMGNWIPGDPTLVAQILKISSAYTPAPPEGFISPMLWGKEEEVTERFVNAGVAKENISFAKDSFTFNAPYSPSAFVNVFKTYYGPTMNAFEAAEKNGKALQLEEELETLFKSQNKSTGSNTTSIPATYLRVTVNV from the coding sequence ATGAATCCGAACAAAGCACTTTGGGAAAAAGGAGACTTTACCCAGCTCGCAAAAACAATGCGTGAAAGCGGGGAAGCATTGGTAGCCTCATTGGGCATAACAAAAGACCTTAAAATTCTTGACCTGGGTTGCGGAGACGGAACCACCGCCATACCCCAGGCAAGATCGGGTGCCACGGTGCTGGGAGTAGACATAGCCAGCAACCTGGTTAAGGCAGGAAACAAAAGGGTGGAGGAAGAAGGGCTGAACAATATCCGTTTCCAGGAGGGTGATGCAACGGACCTGGCCGACCTTGATGATGATGGTTTTGACCTGGTGGTTAGCATTTTTGGCGCCATGTTTGCCCCAAAGCCCTACGAGGTAGCAAAGGAAATGGTACGTGTTACCAAACCCGGCGGAAGAATAGTGATGGGCAACTGGATCCCGGGAGATCCCACCCTGGTGGCACAGATACTTAAGATCAGTTCTGCCTATACACCGGCGCCACCCGAGGGTTTCATCAGCCCGATGTTATGGGGTAAAGAAGAAGAGGTTACAGAGCGCTTTGTAAACGCAGGTGTGGCAAAAGAAAACATCTCTTTCGCAAAAGACAGCTTTACATTTAATGCTCCGTATTCCCCATCTGCTTTTGTTAATGTATTCAAGACCTACTATGGCCCCACCATGAATGCATTTGAAGCGGCAGAAAAAAACGGCAAGGCTTTGCAACTCGAGGAAGAACTGGAAACTTTGTTTAAAAGTCAAAACAAAAGTACCGGCAGTAATACCACTTCCATACCGGCAACTTACTTACGGGTAACGGTGAATGTATGA
- a CDS encoding outer membrane lipoprotein-sorting protein → MKYILLYICLPFFSTLQAQTAKEIVQKADEKMRGSTMQAEMLIRTIRPTWSREMQCRTWMKGNDLAMILVQAPAKDKGIAFLKRKKEVWNWMPSLERTIKLPPSMMTQSWMGTDFTNDDLVKESSAVEDYTHTLIGDTIIGDRNCYIIQMIPKPQAAVVWSKVIVCIDKKDFLELHSRFYDEDGQLINTMNGTDIKQMHDRIIPTRFEMIPADKKGQRTEMIYKNIQYNKPIDDHFFSVEKMKTLN, encoded by the coding sequence ATGAAGTATATTCTCCTTTATATATGCCTTCCCTTTTTCAGCACCCTGCAGGCACAAACTGCAAAAGAGATCGTACAGAAAGCCGATGAGAAAATGAGGGGATCCACCATGCAGGCTGAGATGCTGATCAGGACCATCCGCCCAACCTGGAGCCGGGAGATGCAGTGCCGGACATGGATGAAGGGAAATGACCTGGCCATGATCCTGGTGCAGGCGCCCGCAAAAGACAAAGGCATTGCTTTTTTAAAAAGAAAAAAGGAAGTGTGGAACTGGATGCCTTCCCTGGAAAGAACGATCAAACTCCCTCCATCCATGATGACACAGAGCTGGATGGGGACCGACTTCACCAATGATGACCTGGTCAAGGAATCATCCGCGGTGGAAGACTATACGCATACGCTTATTGGCGACACCATCATCGGGGACAGGAACTGTTACATCATACAGATGATACCCAAACCACAGGCGGCCGTGGTGTGGAGCAAAGTGATCGTATGCATTGATAAAAAAGATTTCCTGGAACTGCACAGCCGGTTTTATGATGAGGATGGACAGCTCATCAACACCATGAACGGTACCGATATTAAACAGATGCATGACCGCATCATCCCCACCCGCTTTGAGATGATACCGGCTGATAAAAAAGGACAGCGGACAGAGATGATCTATAAGAATATCCAGTACAACAAACCGATCGACGATCATTTTTTCTCCGTGGAGAAAATGAAAACACTCAATTGA
- a CDS encoding ABC transporter ATP-binding protein gives MHTVIDAHNVSRVYNPKTIPVYAVNNVHLHLEKGEFTALVGPSGSGKTTLLNMIGGLDKPDEGNIFINGLDITKLSANELIDFRLKNIGFVFQSFNLIPVLTAKENVEFIMQLQKTAKTERDKRVKALFTQIGLEDKFNERPSKLSGGQQQRIAVARALASKPQFVLADEPTANLDSRSASNLLDIMDKLNREENITFLFSTHDQRVIDRARRVITLVDGRIVNDTASVSTKHEDTGTVK, from the coding sequence ATGCACACAGTCATTGACGCACATAATGTAAGCAGGGTTTACAATCCAAAAACGATCCCGGTGTATGCGGTCAACAACGTACACCTGCACCTGGAGAAAGGTGAATTCACTGCACTGGTAGGTCCATCCGGCTCCGGCAAGACCACCCTGCTGAACATGATCGGCGGGCTGGACAAACCGGATGAAGGGAACATCTTCATCAATGGACTTGACATCACGAAACTTTCTGCCAATGAGCTGATCGATTTCCGGCTGAAGAACATCGGCTTTGTATTTCAATCTTTCAACCTGATCCCGGTCTTAACGGCAAAAGAAAATGTGGAGTTCATCATGCAGTTACAGAAGACCGCTAAAACTGAACGGGATAAAAGGGTGAAAGCGCTGTTCACGCAGATCGGCCTGGAAGATAAATTCAATGAACGGCCTTCAAAACTTTCCGGCGGCCAGCAACAACGGATTGCCGTGGCCAGGGCGCTGGCATCCAAGCCGCAATTCGTGCTGGCGGATGAGCCTACTGCCAACCTTGATTCCAGGTCGGCATCCAACCTGCTCGACATCATGGACAAGCTCAACCGGGAAGAGAACATCACGTTCCTTTTTTCCACCCACGACCAACGCGTCATCGACCGGGCAAGAAGGGTGATCACCCTGGTGGATGGAAGAATTGTGAATGATACGGCATCCGTTTCCACCAAACACGAAGATACCGGTACAGTAAAATGA